In one window of Ruminococcus hominis DNA:
- a CDS encoding AtuA-related protein: protein MKLREIAHSRTGDKGDISNISVIPYNEADYEFLKEVLTEEVVKEYFQEICKGEVVRYELDGLHALNFVLDHTLGGGVTRSLAIDRHGKTLGMALLEMEVER from the coding sequence ATGAAATTGAGAGAAATTGCACACTCAAGAACCGGAGATAAAGGGGATATTTCCAATATTTCTGTAATTCCCTATAATGAGGCAGATTACGAATTTTTAAAAGAAGTATTAACAGAAGAAGTGGTAAAAGAATATTTTCAGGAGATATGCAAAGGAGAAGTTGTTCGATATGAACTGGATGGATTGCATGCTTTGAATTTTGTTCTGGACCATACACTGGGCGGTGGGGTAACACGTTCTCTGGCGATAGACCGACATGGTAAAACATTAGGCATGGCATTATTGGAAATGGAGGTAGAGCGATAA
- the ftsH gene encoding ATP-dependent zinc metalloprotease FtsH codes for MQEVKSPKRPMIFYYIIVLVAILCINFLLLPALEQRQVKEVDYGTFMTMIDEKQIDSVNIESNQIIFTDKSGDTVYKTGIIEDPDLVTRLHESGAKFSSEIIEPTSPIISFLMACFLPMLIMIALGQWLSKKMLSKMGGGMNSMQFGMGGKSNAKVYVKSSSGIKFSDVAGEDEAKELLSELVDYLHTPEKYREIGASMPKGALLVGPPGTGKTLLAKAVAGEANVPFFSISGSEFVEMFVGMGAAKVRDLFKQANEKAPCIVFIDEIDAIGKKRNGQMSGNDEREQTLNQLLTEMDGFDGSKGVVILAATNQPDSLDPALLRPGRFDRRIPVELPDLQGRIDILKVHAKKIRVGDNVDYAAVAKAAAGASGAELANIVNEAALRAVRDNRKFVTQADMEESVEVVIAGYQKKNRVLSNKEKLVVSYHEVGHALVAAKQTESAPVHKITIIPRTSGALGYTMQVEDGEHFLMTKEELENKIATFTGGRAAEELIFHQITTGASNDIEQATKLAKAMITRYGMNEEFDMVAMETMTNQYLGGDSSMTCSLETQTEIDKKVRDLVKLQHSKAYKILEDNVGKLHELAQYLYEHETITGEEFMEILNKPVEIPAKETDEA; via the coding sequence ATGCAAGAAGTAAAATCACCAAAACGACCTATGATTTTTTATTATATTATTGTACTTGTCGCCATTCTTTGTATAAACTTTCTTCTCCTTCCTGCGCTGGAACAACGTCAGGTCAAAGAAGTAGATTACGGCACATTTATGACAATGATTGATGAAAAACAAATCGATTCTGTAAACATCGAATCAAATCAAATCATATTTACAGATAAATCAGGAGATACAGTATATAAAACCGGAATTATTGAAGATCCAGATCTCGTAACCCGGCTTCACGAATCTGGTGCTAAATTTTCATCCGAAATCATTGAGCCGACATCTCCAATTATTAGTTTTTTAATGGCCTGCTTTCTTCCAATGTTGATCATGATTGCACTTGGCCAATGGCTGTCCAAAAAAATGCTGTCTAAGATGGGTGGCGGAATGAATTCCATGCAATTTGGTATGGGCGGAAAGAGTAATGCAAAAGTATATGTCAAATCTTCCAGTGGTATTAAATTTTCTGATGTTGCCGGTGAAGACGAAGCAAAAGAGCTTTTATCTGAATTAGTAGATTATTTACACACCCCGGAAAAATATCGTGAGATTGGTGCCTCTATGCCAAAAGGTGCGCTGTTAGTAGGCCCTCCTGGAACGGGTAAAACATTACTTGCCAAAGCAGTTGCCGGTGAAGCCAATGTTCCGTTCTTCTCTATTTCAGGTTCTGAATTTGTTGAGATGTTCGTCGGTATGGGAGCTGCCAAGGTGCGTGACCTGTTCAAACAGGCAAATGAGAAAGCTCCTTGTATTGTATTTATCGATGAGATTGATGCGATTGGAAAGAAACGTAACGGACAAATGTCTGGAAACGATGAACGTGAGCAGACTTTAAATCAGTTGCTTACTGAGATGGATGGATTCGACGGCTCTAAGGGAGTTGTTATTCTTGCCGCAACAAACCAACCAGATTCTCTCGATCCTGCACTCCTCCGTCCAGGACGTTTTGACCGTCGTATTCCGGTCGAACTCCCAGATCTGCAAGGACGTATTGATATTTTAAAAGTACATGCCAAGAAAATTCGTGTTGGAGATAACGTCGATTATGCTGCTGTTGCCAAAGCTGCTGCAGGTGCCTCCGGTGCCGAACTTGCCAATATTGTAAATGAAGCTGCCCTTCGTGCTGTCCGTGACAATCGTAAGTTCGTCACACAGGCAGATATGGAAGAAAGTGTAGAAGTTGTTATTGCCGGATATCAAAAGAAAAACCGGGTTCTCTCCAATAAAGAAAAACTCGTTGTATCTTATCATGAGGTCGGTCACGCACTTGTCGCCGCGAAACAGACAGAATCTGCTCCGGTACACAAAATCACCATTATTCCAAGAACTTCCGGTGCCCTTGGATATACGATGCAGGTTGAAGACGGAGAGCATTTCCTCATGACAAAGGAAGAGCTGGAAAATAAAATTGCAACATTTACCGGCGGACGAGCTGCCGAAGAACTGATTTTCCATCAAATCACAACGGGTGCTTCCAACGATATTGAACAGGCCACAAAACTTGCTAAAGCAATGATTACCCGTTATGGTATGAATGAAGAATTCGATATGGTTGCAATGGAAACTATGACCAACCAATATCTCGGTGGTGACAGTTCTATGACTTGTTCACTCGAAACGCAAACCGAAATTGACAAAAAAGTCCGCGATCTTGTAAAATTGCAACATTCAAAAGCTTATAAAATACTTGAAGATAATGTTGGTAAATTACATGAACTGGCTCAGTATCTGTATGAACATGAAACGATTACCGGCGAAGAATTTATGGAGATTTTGAATAAACCGGTTGAGATTCCGGCGAAAGAGACTGACGAAGCATAG
- a CDS encoding Wadjet anti-phage system protein JetA family protein — MQLRFEIPDKFWGLFRSVNREAYMEALLNINEEYQYSNYFLTREVCIQVLSDMYIKKHFQLKQEEDETEFDLLETPASRTLKWLLRTGWLKKLEDYNTLATNIVIPDYAAIFIDAFERLGSEDMEETEIYIQNVYATLFSFKNDSRVNLSMLRTALVNTRRLNKALQDMLHNMDKFFGRLLDQQSYHDLLKEHLEGYVEEIVRKKYHILKTSDNFYIYKTDIKKCLRDMRENEEWIGLVRERSKAMGDTKDDVVDLLDMIERGFDDIEHRISNMDKEHTKYVRATVTRLNYLLSGETDTKGLVVQLLNRMSAAVTEEQNTQVENRGNGYSYEEMLQLTGERMNMSLLEMLSEKSLYKRRKPREDFISQMAEDETIEDLNREDVLKLNRILQRYSKQEIEAFIEEHMKDDVMDVEKLKIADEESFEKLILAYDYSTRRNSKYIVLEEDTPQIENGCYKYPALKFVRRGI; from the coding sequence ATGCAGTTACGTTTTGAAATTCCAGATAAATTCTGGGGGCTGTTCCGGTCGGTTAACCGGGAGGCTTATATGGAGGCGTTATTGAATATCAATGAAGAATATCAATACAGTAATTATTTCTTAACACGGGAAGTTTGTATTCAAGTGTTAAGTGATATGTATATAAAGAAACATTTTCAGTTAAAACAGGAAGAGGATGAAACAGAGTTCGATTTATTGGAGACACCGGCGAGCAGAACATTGAAATGGCTGCTTCGGACAGGATGGCTAAAAAAACTAGAAGACTATAATACGCTTGCAACCAATATTGTAATTCCGGATTATGCGGCGATTTTTATTGATGCATTTGAACGTTTGGGCTCAGAAGATATGGAAGAGACTGAGATTTATATTCAGAATGTATATGCGACACTATTTTCTTTTAAAAATGATTCCAGAGTAAACTTAAGTATGCTGCGGACTGCATTGGTTAATACAAGAAGATTGAATAAAGCACTGCAGGATATGCTTCATAATATGGATAAATTTTTTGGACGATTATTGGATCAGCAATCTTACCATGATCTGTTAAAAGAACATTTGGAAGGTTATGTAGAAGAAATCGTGCGTAAAAAATATCATATATTGAAGACATCTGATAACTTTTATATTTACAAGACGGATATTAAGAAATGTCTGCGTGACATGAGAGAAAATGAAGAGTGGATAGGGCTGGTCAGAGAGCGTTCTAAGGCAATGGGGGATACGAAGGATGACGTGGTAGACTTGTTGGATATGATTGAGAGAGGATTTGATGATATTGAACATCGGATTTCAAACATGGATAAGGAACATACCAAATATGTAAGAGCGACGGTTACAAGATTGAATTATCTGCTCAGTGGAGAAACAGATACGAAAGGTTTGGTTGTTCAATTGCTTAATCGGATGTCGGCAGCTGTGACAGAAGAACAGAATACACAGGTGGAAAATCGTGGAAATGGTTATTCTTATGAGGAAATGCTGCAGCTTACCGGGGAGCGGATGAATATGTCTCTATTGGAAATGTTGTCGGAGAAATCTTTGTATAAACGGAGAAAGCCAAGGGAAGATTTCATTAGTCAGATGGCAGAGGATGAGACGATAGAGGACTTGAACAGAGAAGATGTATTGAAACTGAACAGAATTTTGCAAAGATACAGCAAGCAGGAAATCGAAGCTTTTATTGAGGAACATATGAAGGATGATGTTATGGATGTAGAGAAATTGAAAATAGCAGATGAAGAGTCCTTCGAGAAACTGATATTGGCATATGACTATAGCACAAGAAGAAACAGCAAATATATTGTGCTTGAAGAGGATACGCCACAGATTGAAAATGGATGTTATAAGTATCCGGCTTTAAAATTTGTGCGAAGAGGAATATAA
- a CDS encoding acyclic terpene utilization AtuA family protein, which translates to MKTIRIGSGAGYAGDRIEPAMELIEKGKLDYIIFECLAERTVAIGQQDKEKDPEKGYNQLLEYRMKKILPLLAKNHVKMITNMGAANPKAAAKQTKKIAEEIGVSGLKIACVTGDDITDELDKYKDHIVLENGKPLEELKDSLISANVYMGSEGIQEALNEQADIVITGRVSDPALSIGPLVHEFGWDLENNPDQMGQAVLVGHLLECAGQVTGGYYADTGIKDVPDLYKLGFPLIEVHEDGSFVVTKVEGSGGLVSVDICKEQTIYEIHNPKAYLTPDATADFSNVVFTQVGENRVLAHNAITHGRPETLKVSVGYKDCFIGEGEISYGGETALERARMAADIIEKRINLTGIQLDEYRADFIGYNSLYGDLLTSKMNAGTPTEVRLHVSGRTTERLQAELLANEVEALYTNGPAGGGGAEKRVKEIVSICSIFVPRQAVRYQVEYLESGDKSACEL; encoded by the coding sequence ATGAAGACGATTCGAATCGGAAGTGGAGCCGGTTATGCGGGAGATCGAATTGAACCGGCGATGGAATTGATTGAGAAAGGAAAGCTGGACTATATTATATTTGAATGTCTGGCAGAAAGAACGGTTGCAATCGGACAGCAGGATAAGGAGAAAGACCCAGAAAAGGGATACAATCAATTACTGGAATATCGTATGAAAAAGATATTGCCTTTGTTAGCAAAAAATCATGTAAAGATGATTACAAATATGGGTGCAGCAAATCCGAAGGCTGCGGCAAAACAGACGAAAAAAATTGCGGAAGAGATAGGCGTTTCAGGATTGAAGATTGCCTGCGTAACAGGGGATGATATAACAGATGAATTGGATAAATATAAGGATCATATAGTTCTGGAAAACGGGAAGCCATTGGAAGAATTAAAAGATTCTTTAATTTCTGCAAATGTATATATGGGTTCGGAAGGAATTCAGGAAGCGTTAAATGAACAGGCAGACATTGTAATAACAGGGCGTGTGTCAGATCCGGCACTCTCCATTGGACCACTGGTACATGAATTTGGATGGGATTTAGAAAACAATCCGGATCAAATGGGACAAGCTGTGCTGGTTGGACATTTGCTTGAATGCGCAGGACAGGTGACTGGCGGATACTATGCAGATACGGGAATCAAAGATGTGCCGGATTTATATAAATTAGGATTCCCTTTGATAGAAGTTCATGAAGACGGCAGCTTTGTCGTAACAAAAGTAGAAGGCTCCGGAGGTCTGGTAAGCGTAGATATCTGCAAAGAGCAGACAATATATGAGATTCATAATCCAAAAGCTTATCTGACACCGGATGCAACAGCAGACTTTTCAAATGTAGTATTTACACAAGTAGGAGAAAACAGAGTACTGGCACATAATGCGATAACGCATGGTCGTCCGGAAACTTTGAAAGTAAGTGTTGGATATAAGGATTGCTTTATCGGAGAAGGTGAGATTTCTTATGGAGGTGAGACTGCATTGGAGAGGGCACGTATGGCTGCTGATATTATAGAGAAAAGAATCAACTTAACAGGAATTCAGTTGGATGAATATCGTGCAGATTTTATAGGATATAATTCTTTGTATGGTGATTTGCTCACATCCAAGATGAATGCTGGAACTCCAACAGAAGTAAGACTTCATGTGAGCGGAAGAACGACAGAACGATTACAGGCAGAATTGCTTGCAAATGAAGTGGAAGCGCTTTATACGAATGGGCCGGCAGGAGGCGGTGGAGCAGAAAAGCGAGTAAAAGAAATCGTTTCAATCTGCTCGATATTTGTTCCGAGACAGGCGGTTCGGTATCAAGTTGAATATTTGGAAAGCGGGGATAAATCAGCATGCGAATTATAA
- a CDS encoding family 78 glycoside hydrolase catalytic domain — translation MNSLGKWITNGSERPFYTRKNIEITKEITNAVAYVCGLGQFNFYINGAKVSDHVLDPGWTNYDKLIQYVTFDVTKYLKEGVNTIGAEIGNGWFIMNNDHYTFAFPAFMPPNPNPYHAYGKSLVFAMCLEVEYKDGTKDVMTADDTFKVAEHMVTVSNVYGSEYIDGRKAQIGWNTIAFDDSKWEKAKIVAEEDEPKGELQNQTQPPIKVIHTYEGKYLHDYADKESGEIRKIYDFSQNMSGMLEVKVKGKAGDEIHFLAAEKLSPEGDVDQMAKNWMMIDNCITYIVGKDDEWETCKLVFTYFAGRFMGVEAKSDAVEIGEMKGHAITSAYEESGTFECDDERYNQIYDMVEKAVEANMMSVHTDCPTIERFAWQEPNHLMAPAIMYMKNGKKLWEKFLLDMRVQQHTADDYFYDYEGNKFYPGDGLMPGQAPCYIPNVLPVPGMGSFYDIIPWGSTCIIGTYWHYIFYGDQKIIEDNYDAGMKYFKYLQTKVTEEGFINHGLGDWGNPRNELARENIETAFFYADAKVLARFAEMLGKDEDKGTLETYADEIKSNYNEKLLVQNEEGYWCYKNWDHPDKLVMTQASQALPLYWGLVPENKKDDIVKAFRQTLVNEQAFIAGEVGLPYVIQTARENGMNDLIAQFILREEHPSYYAFILDGETTLGEYWENNPRSHCHDMMGHIIEWYYNGIAGIIPEEPGFSKVTIKPYMPNTVNYFICTFNTPQGEIKVSARRSGKEVELDVKVPETIEYIVDRSNL, via the coding sequence ATGAACAGCTTAGGAAAATGGATTACAAATGGCAGTGAACGTCCATTTTATACAAGAAAGAATATAGAGATTACAAAAGAGATTACAAATGCAGTTGCATATGTATGTGGATTGGGACAGTTCAACTTTTACATTAACGGAGCGAAGGTTTCGGACCATGTCTTGGATCCGGGATGGACAAACTATGACAAACTGATCCAGTATGTTACATTTGATGTAACAAAGTATTTAAAAGAAGGTGTAAATACAATCGGTGCAGAGATTGGAAATGGATGGTTTATTATGAATAACGATCATTATACGTTCGCATTTCCAGCGTTTATGCCGCCGAATCCAAATCCATATCACGCATATGGCAAAAGTCTTGTATTTGCTATGTGCCTAGAGGTTGAATACAAAGATGGAACCAAGGATGTGATGACAGCAGATGATACATTTAAAGTGGCAGAACATATGGTGACTGTTTCGAATGTATATGGGTCAGAATATATTGATGGGCGAAAAGCACAGATTGGATGGAATACGATAGCATTTGATGATTCTAAGTGGGAAAAAGCGAAGATAGTAGCAGAGGAGGATGAGCCGAAAGGAGAGCTACAAAATCAAACTCAGCCACCAATTAAAGTAATTCATACTTATGAAGGAAAATATCTTCACGATTACGCGGATAAAGAGTCAGGGGAAATTCGTAAAATCTATGATTTTTCGCAGAATATGTCCGGTATGTTAGAAGTAAAGGTCAAAGGAAAAGCAGGAGATGAAATTCATTTTCTTGCAGCAGAGAAACTTTCACCAGAAGGTGATGTAGATCAGATGGCAAAGAACTGGATGATGATAGATAATTGTATTACTTACATTGTTGGAAAAGATGATGAATGGGAAACGTGTAAATTAGTTTTTACGTATTTTGCAGGGAGATTCATGGGTGTTGAAGCAAAATCAGATGCTGTTGAAATTGGTGAAATGAAAGGGCATGCAATTACAAGTGCTTATGAGGAAAGCGGAACATTTGAATGTGATGATGAGAGATATAATCAAATCTATGATATGGTGGAAAAAGCAGTTGAAGCGAATATGATGAGTGTGCATACGGACTGTCCAACGATTGAACGTTTTGCATGGCAGGAGCCAAATCATTTAATGGCACCGGCAATCATGTATATGAAAAACGGGAAAAAACTTTGGGAAAAATTTTTATTAGACATGAGAGTGCAACAGCATACAGCGGATGATTATTTCTATGATTATGAAGGAAATAAATTTTATCCAGGAGATGGACTCATGCCGGGACAGGCGCCATGTTATATTCCAAATGTACTTCCGGTTCCGGGGATGGGAAGCTTTTATGATATTATTCCATGGGGAAGTACTTGTATTATAGGAACGTATTGGCATTACATTTTCTATGGGGATCAGAAAATTATTGAAGATAATTATGATGCGGGAATGAAATATTTCAAATATCTTCAAACGAAAGTGACGGAAGAAGGGTTTATCAATCATGGATTAGGAGATTGGGGAAATCCAAGAAATGAACTTGCAAGAGAAAATATTGAGACTGCCTTTTTCTATGCAGACGCAAAAGTGTTGGCAAGATTTGCAGAGATGCTTGGAAAAGATGAAGATAAAGGAACATTAGAAACATATGCAGATGAAATTAAGAGTAACTATAATGAGAAACTACTTGTACAGAATGAGGAAGGATACTGGTGTTATAAAAACTGGGATCATCCGGATAAATTAGTTATGACACAGGCAAGTCAGGCACTTCCATTATACTGGGGGCTTGTTCCAGAAAATAAGAAAGACGATATAGTAAAGGCTTTCCGTCAGACACTTGTGAATGAGCAGGCTTTTATTGCCGGAGAAGTAGGCCTTCCATATGTAATTCAGACAGCGCGTGAAAATGGAATGAATGATTTGATTGCGCAATTTATATTAAGAGAAGAACACCCAAGTTATTATGCATTTATTTTAGATGGAGAGACAACTTTGGGTGAATATTGGGAAAATAATCCAAGAAGTCATTGTCACGATATGATGGGACATATTATTGAATGGTATTATAATGGTATCGCAGGAATTATTCCAGAGGAACCTGGATTTTCGAAGGTTACAATAAAACCTTATATGCCAAATACGGTGAACTATTTTATATGTACTTTCAATACACCGCAGGGTGAGATTAAGGTATCGGCAAGAAGAAGTGGAAAAGAAGTTGAATTGGATGTGAAGGTTCCAGAAACGATTGAGTATATAGTGGATAGAAGCAATTTATAA
- a CDS encoding alpha/beta hydrolase, producing the protein MRIIKKKIGEYAELTGYLHELNDETDNIKEYPAILIFPGGGFRTCSFLESEPIALAYLAEGYQAFTLKYTTVTDKENATIEDPMTDAQKALEWIRDCREEYCIGKEQLALLGFSGGAHLAAATATHGPQRPDVLLLGYPGILHSELRALECPDIIECIDEKTPPTFLFGTRDDKVTPPKHILVFAQCLEQKNVEFEVHIFRKGEHGFSLAKPLTSVGDKNRVNPDVAQWFQLSVRWLKEMLGEFTVYGVNDGRIGKYSIDTRVCELLESPEAKELVLTYLPMLSEELPVFIKDWITPRILNKNQKSLSQEKLEELDQKLLTL; encoded by the coding sequence ATGCGAATTATAAAGAAAAAAATAGGTGAATATGCGGAACTGACGGGGTATCTTCACGAACTGAATGATGAGACGGACAATATTAAGGAGTATCCGGCAATTTTGATATTTCCAGGTGGAGGTTTTAGAACTTGTAGTTTTCTGGAGTCTGAACCGATTGCGTTAGCCTATCTGGCAGAAGGATATCAGGCATTTACATTAAAATATACAACAGTGACAGATAAGGAAAATGCTACAATAGAAGATCCCATGACGGATGCACAAAAAGCATTAGAATGGATTCGGGATTGCAGAGAGGAATACTGTATAGGAAAAGAACAACTAGCACTATTAGGATTTTCCGGAGGAGCACATCTTGCGGCAGCTACAGCAACACATGGACCACAGCGACCGGATGTGCTGTTACTGGGATATCCGGGAATTCTTCACAGTGAGTTACGTGCACTGGAGTGTCCGGATATTATAGAATGTATAGATGAGAAAACGCCACCGACATTTCTGTTTGGAACAAGAGATGATAAGGTGACACCGCCGAAACACATTCTGGTGTTTGCGCAATGTTTGGAACAGAAAAATGTGGAATTTGAAGTTCATATTTTCAGAAAAGGTGAACATGGATTTTCACTTGCAAAGCCATTAACCAGCGTGGGAGATAAAAACAGGGTAAATCCGGATGTGGCGCAATGGTTTCAACTGAGTGTGAGATGGCTGAAGGAAATGTTGGGTGAGTTTACGGTATATGGGGTGAATGATGGACGAATCGGCAAGTACAGTATAGATACAAGAGTATGTGAATTGTTAGAAAGTCCGGAAGCAAAAGAACTGGTTTTAACATATTTGCCGATGCTAAGTGAAGAACTTCCGGTGTTTATAAAGGATTGGATTACGCCGAGAATATTGAATAAAAATCAAAAATCTTTGTCACAGGAGAAGCTGGAAGAACTGGATCAAAAGTTGTTAACATTATAG
- a CDS encoding DUF4194 domain-containing protein, giving the protein MIEYYEQLLQEEQEAITEIIQTLFRQTFILEQKFDRRAGRLQYEKDYRVCTRHFEFLKAYFAISGIQLCENVHMGIIYIQGETLWGEKLPKLATIYLLLLKLIYDEQMATVSSSSHIVTTLGAINGKAGEFRVLKGLPSPTEMKRTIAMLKKYQIVEPLDSLEELNEATRVVIYPSIHAVLLGDDIRELLTTFEEAKELKSQQSVFHKEVESEEEHRGETTAI; this is encoded by the coding sequence ATGATAGAATACTACGAACAATTGCTGCAGGAAGAGCAGGAAGCGATTACCGAAATAATCCAGACGCTTTTTCGTCAGACATTTATATTAGAACAAAAATTTGACCGCCGGGCAGGCCGACTGCAGTATGAAAAAGATTATCGCGTATGTACGCGACATTTCGAATTTCTAAAAGCATACTTTGCGATATCAGGAATTCAGTTATGTGAAAATGTGCACATGGGAATTATTTATATACAAGGCGAAACGCTGTGGGGAGAGAAATTACCGAAGCTGGCAACAATTTATTTATTATTATTGAAATTAATCTATGATGAGCAAATGGCAACGGTTTCATCAAGCAGCCATATTGTTACGACACTTGGGGCAATTAATGGAAAAGCAGGAGAGTTCCGGGTTTTGAAAGGACTGCCATCTCCGACGGAGATGAAACGTACAATAGCAATGCTGAAAAAATATCAGATTGTTGAACCGTTGGATTCATTGGAAGAATTAAACGAAGCTACCAGGGTGGTAATTTATCCAAGCATTCATGCGGTATTGCTAGGGGATGATATCCGCGAACTGCTGACAACATTTGAGGAAGCAAAAGAACTGAAATCCCAGCAAAGCGTTTTTCATAAAGAGGTAGAGAGTGAGGAGGAACATCGTGGAGAAACAACAGCCATTTGA